From a region of the Haematobia irritans isolate KBUSLIRL chromosome 4, ASM5000362v1, whole genome shotgun sequence genome:
- the loj gene encoding p24 family member logjam gives MHSSTTWHKILLFSIVFIVLAHIVSNQIVSQEVPKPWYENLPAVAMDYKVHIDAGKEDCYHQYVQPGATFYVSFSVVRGGDGMAGFAVRNPSGAIVKPYQWQATADYTDQVSPGGYYSVCIDNQFSRFAGKLVNIYITVVKYDAWDKYAKEIEALQLNMENFTHTIGTVERNINDMLAYQYHSRNREARDYALVLDNNSYIQTFSICQILVIVITCSVQVFFVRKLFNVKEGSRSRI, from the exons ATGCATTCCTCGACGACGTGgcacaaaattttgcttttttccaTAGTTTTTATAGTTTTGGCCCATATTGTTTCCAATCAAATTGTTTCGCAAGAAGTTCCAAAACCATGGTATGAAAATCTACCCGCTGTTGCAATGGACTATAAG GTCCATATAGATGCCGGAAAAGAAGACTGCTACCATCAATATGTACAGCCGGGAGCCACATTTTATGTGTCATTCAGT GTTGTACGTGGTGGTGATGGTATGGCTGGTTTCGCCGTAAGAAATCCATCAGGGGCGATTGTAAAACCTTATCAATGGCAAGCAACAGCCGATTATACGGACCAAGTGTCTCCTGGTGGCTATTATTCTGTATGCATTGATAATCAATTTTCAAGATTTGCtggaaaattggtcaatatctatATAACAGTAGTAAAATATGATGCCTGGGACAAATATGCTAAAGAAATTGAAGCCCTTCAATTGAATATGGAAAACTTTACCCACACCATTGGCACTGTGGAAAGAAACATCAATGATATGTTGGCTTATCAATACCACAGTAGAAATCGGGAGGCTCGTGATTATGCTCTTGTGCTTGATAATAATTCCTATATTCAAACATTCtccatttgccaaattttggttATAGTGATCACATGTTCTGTCCAG GTATTCTTTGTTCGAAAACTTTTCAATGTTAAAGAGGGTTCCCGAAGCCGTATATGA